The Pseudodesulfovibrio sediminis genome includes the window GGCGCATTCGCTCATTACCTTGCCCCCTCAGTTATCGGTCAAATCATGGATGACCCGGATTCACTGACATTGGAAGGTCAGGAAAAAGATATCACGATCCAATTCTCGGATGTCCGCAGCTTCACTTCGTTGTCCGAGAAGTTGTCTCCAACGCAGGTCACCAACCTCCTTCACGATTACCTGACCCCTATGACGCGAATCATCACGAACCATGACGGCACCCTGGATAAATTCATCGGCGATGCGGTCATGGCCTTCTGGAACGCGCCGCTCGATGTTGAAAATCATCAGGAATGTGCCTTGAATGCCGCCCTCGCCCAGCAGATAAAGCTTGAAGAGCTGAATGAACTATTTCTTCATAAGTACGGATTTACTATTGCAGTGGGTATCGGCATTCATTCAGGCCCGGTCAGGGTAGGCAACATGGGATCAGCGGACCTGTTCGACTACACCCTCATCGGTGACAATGTGAACCTTGCCTCAAGGTTGGAAGGTTTGACAAAATATTACGGTCAGAAACTGATAGTCAGTCAGACAATCAAAGACGCGTGCGGAGACAACTACTATTTTCGTATTTTGGATAATGTGCGCGTTAAGGGAAAGAAACTCCCTGTGACGATCTATACCGCCTACCCTCTGGAACAAGCCAAAAGCCGCATGGAAGAATTGGAATTATATGAAAAAGCGCATGCAGCATATCTCAACCAGAACTTCAATGAAGCCAAAGCTCTCTTTGTCGAGTTACAGCAAAAAAATGTCGAGCCCTTACTATACGATCTGTACATTGAACGTTGTGAGCTACTTATACAGAATCCGCCAGACAATGACTGGGACGGTGTTTTTGTCCACAAAACCAAATAACGATAAATTGAAAGACAGATATAACAATCTGAAAACCATTCCAAACAACATATAATTCTTTGACTCAAGTAAAGAAGAATAGACGCACAGACTTCCTTGCCTCTTTGAAGCATGCAAGAGATTAATTGGTGCCAGTTCTATATATCCGCAGTGAGTTAAGGCTTTTCTAAACTTTGTTTAGTAAACAACAGTTTCGTAAATTAAAACGACTGTTTCAGCTTAACCAACTGTAATTACTAGTCATACGTAAGCCCAAAAGATTTGCAAGAAGTGTGAAGAAGGGCTATTAAAATCAGCTTCAAACTGCACCTATAAATAGAGATTATATCACCGTGAGCATTAACGGAAACAAAGTTCTTATTGCAAACAGGGGCGAAATCGCCATCCGAATCATGGAGGCCTGCTCAGACCTTGGTCTGCCGTTCGTTGCCCTGTATACTGATGAAGATGCCCAGTCCGGGCATATTGATGTCGCCAAACGACTTGGTGGCGCCAAGTCCCTCTATAAAATTCACAACTATCTGGACGCAGGAGATATCCTGTCCGTGGCTGATGAATCAGAAGCCACCGCCATTCATCCGGGATACGGATTCTTTTCTGAAAACTATCGTTTTGCCCGGCGGGTGACAGAAAGAGACAGGGCCATGACCTTCATCGGCCCTTCCTGGGAGGTCATTCGCGATCTGGGTGACAAGATCAATACCAAACGACTCGCCAGAAGCCTCGGCGTTCCTACCGTCCCCGGCTCCGACAGAGCTATCTATGATGAATTGGAAGCTGAAGCCATTGCCCAGTCCCTCTTCGATTTCCAGGTCAAAATGGGGATCAATCGCCCCGTCGTTCTGGTCAAAGCCTCAGCTGGCGGCGGCGGCATGGGAATTGACGAGTGCGAAGACATGGCCCGCTTCCGGCAGACCTATCGCCGCATTCGCAATTACTCCCTGCGTACCTTCAATGATGAAGGCGTTCTCATCGAACAGCGAGTCTTCAATTTCAACCATCTGGAAGTTCAGATCGCATCCGACCGCACCGGCATTAACCCCGTGCATTTCGGTACCCGCAACTGTTCGGTTCAGAGCCCCGGCCTGCAAAAGCGTATCGAAGTGGCTCCCGGCTTCTGGCCTCAGGATCTCCAATACACTTTTGACGCCCAGAAATTGATGGACGACATTACCGGCTACTCTCTCTCTATCGCTCGTGAGATCAAATACGACAACGTTGGAACATGGGAGTGGATCGTCACTCCGAACGGCGAACCATTCCTCATGGAAGTCAATACTCGCATCCAAGTGGAAAATGGCGTGTCGGCCCGCATAGCCACGACCAAGGGCAACAGGGACGTCAATCTGATCCGCGAACAGATTCGTATCGGTCTGGGTGAAGACCTGGGCTACACTCAGGACAACGTAACCTTTGACGGTGTCGGTATCGAGTACAGACTCATTGCCGAAGATACCGAATCCGGTTTTACTCCGTGGGTAGGCAAGATCGAAGAACTCAAGTGGAAACAGCGTGACTGGATCTCCATGCATACGCATGTTCCCACAACACGAACCTATCAGATTCCCACTGAATACGATCCCAACCTGGCCCTGGCAATCATCTGGGGCAAAGATTTGAAGGAAGCCAAAGAACGCGGCCTCGAGTTTTTGAAGGATCTCAAACTCAACGGTTCCGATTCGAGCGGTGCGGGCATGAAATCAAACATCCCATTCCTCATCGAGAAAACCGAAAACCTGCTGCAATTCTAATATTATGAATATTGAAAAAAAAATGGAAGAGCTCCTGGCTCGGGTCAACTATGCTCGAGACATTCTGGGTAATAAGGCCCGTCCTGAACTGGACGCCTTTGCCAAGGAAATCAGTGAGTTCACAATAACGAACAAGGACCTTCCCGAGGATCAGGCCATCCGGGCAGTGAACTCGCTGGACAAGCGACTCACCACCATGGAATCAGCCATAGACGCACAACTTACGGCCATGGACAAGGTTCGCATTGTCCGTCACCCCCAACGTGCCTGCCTCAAGGACATTCTCGAGAATGTCTACGACAACTACACGGAAATCGGCGGTCAGGACGAACACTCCATTGACCCCGGCATGCTCATTGCGCGTGCATATATCACTCGTCATCGCGGCAAAAAGGTCATCCACCAGCCTGTCATGGTGGTCGGGCAGGAGAAAGGCCACGGCGAAGAGTTTCGTAACGGTGGTTCCATCAAGCCATGGGGAAACAGCAAGGCGCTGAAATACATGAAAGTCGCCGCGCTTGAACAGATTCCCATTCATGCCTATGTGAATACGCCGGGCTCCTATCCTGTCGAAGATTTTCCAGGAGCAGCCCAACAGATCGCAGAAAATATCTACGAGATGTCCGGCCTTGATGTGCCCATCATCGCCATTTTCTCTGAAGGCGGTTCCGGTGGTGCCGAAGCCATCGGCATGGCGGACAAACGACTGATGCTGTCCCACGGATACTATTCCGTTATTTCTCCTGAGGGAGCCGCGGCCATTGAAGGCCGTATTCGCGGCTCACAGCGCGCACCGACCGAGCTGATCGAGTCATGCGCCATGGCTCAAAAGATTACAGCCCAGGACAACCTGGCAAATGGCTATATCGATGAAATAATCGAAGAACCGCCATTAGGTGCCCGCGCAGATCACTTTGATTTCTACAAGCAGGTTAGAGAGCAGATCATTCGCGCCACAGATGAGGTCACACTCTCTGTTCGCGGCATCCGTCTCTTCCGCGCCATGGCCATACGCCATTTCAAAAAAAATACTGATGTCATCGTTCGCTGGTCTCTCAACGAAAAAGCCAGAGAACGCCTTGTTGCGCGCCGTTTCAAGAAGTACCGCAAGCTGGCTCAACATGCCTTCAAAGACAACCGTCCCGTTATGGAAAAGCTCTATGCCACCAGTTCCGGCATCGTCTCTTCCACAACCGGTCTCATTCTCTATGGACTGATCAAGCCTTTTAAACAGCGCATTGGTCGTATCATAGAGGAAGTCAGGGACGAAACGCATGTGATTACAGCCAAGATCAGCGGCTTTTTCGGCAACATGCTGAAAAGTGTCGGCATCACATCCAGTGATGAAAAACAAAAAGAGATGGAACTCACGGGGCTGTCTGAAGCTGAACCGATCGAAGTCGCCGTGCCGACCAATGGCGGGTATAAATCCCCTCAGGCGCTCATCGATCGTGAGATTTCCTGCCCCCACTCCCAAAAAAGAGGCTGTCTCGACATCTGGGCCAGAGACCTCTTTACTGATTTTGCCGGAGTTTGCCCGCATTGTGGATACAACTTTCCCATGGAATATCAGTGGTATCTTCATAATGTTTTTGATGAAGGCTCTGTCCGTGAATTCAATCACGACATCGCCTCCGGTAACCCGACAGGCTTTCCGAACTTCGAGGAACGCGTACAGGCCGCCAAGGATAAAACCGGGTTGCAATCCAGCTGCATGACCTTCAACGCCTCGCTTGAAGGTATTCGCCTGACCTGCGCCACCCTTATCGCCAACTTCAGAGGCGGTTCCGTGGGCGCAGCCGAGGGTGAAAAGTTCATCCGCGCACTGGAATTGGCCCAGACCAAACATCAGCCTTTCCTCGCGTACATCCATGGTACAGCCGGTATCCGTATTCAGGAAGGCGTAAACGGCCTGATCCAGATGCCTCGCGTCACCATGGCCGTGCGCAAATATATTGAGGAAGGTGGACTCTACATCGTCCTGTACGATACCAATTCCTATGCTGGCCCGGTTGCATCCTTCCTTGGCTGCTCCCCCTACCAGTATGCAGTTCGCTCCTCCAGACTGGGTTTTGCCGGCCCTGGCGTCATTAAAGAGACGACCGGCATCGAGATACCCCCGGATTACCACAACTCCTTCAAAGCCCTTTCCAGAGGGCATATTCAAGGCGTGTGGAGCCGCAAGGATATCCGCAAGAACCTGCACCAGTCTTTCCTGACTATTGGTGGCAGAAACCTCTACTACCGTTAGAAGATATATAAATGCACTTATCAAGGGCAGTTCCTACCAGGAACTGCCCTTTTTTTTGCCACCAAAGATTTTCACCGCTGTCACAGCACAGTAACAATTCTTCAGTCACAAAATGTAAAAGGATACATCTACAAGAGCAATGGGTATAAAAATCATCGACATACGGCTACACACCAATGTTAAAAAACACAGAGGATGCCCATGCCACTACGACTATTCAAGCAAAAAATAGAGCAAGAAGAGCCTTATATGCACCAGGAACTCCCTAAACACCTTCATGCGCAATTTCGTGTGGGAACAACGCTAACGCAAACCCTGGTACTTATCACTATTCGGGACTACTACACTCTTCGCGAAATGTACGGGCAAAGTTTTGTTGACCTGTTGGAAAAAGAACTGAAGCAGTCACTGACGCAAACAGCAGCTAAAAACAGGACAAAACAGACACACATTCAACACGTTGGTCCTGGCATAACAGCGTTCCTCGTTCCCCAGGACAATAACCCGGCAGACACGGCATACGAATACAAGATTCAGGCGCAAAATGACATGGAACGGACCATGCTTCGCCATACTGGGCTCGGCATAGACCTCGGTATGGGGTTTGCTCTGATCCCCCATACCAAAACAGACAGTTTTGACACACTCATCGTTCATGCTCTGCAAGAAGCACGGCGCATGGAAAGCCGCCCGCTCAACATGAACGAACTCTCCATCACAAGCCGTTTTAACACCATCCTTACGCAGGGATGGGTCACAGCTCATTATCAGCCCATACTGGATTTTCGTTCTGATACGATTCTTGGGTGGGAGGCGCTGGCACGGGGCCCCGAGGGATCGTCCTTCCGTTCGCCTGTCATGCTCTTTGAAACAGCCGAAGAACTGGGCCGTCTTTTTGCGTTGGAGAAGCTCTGTAGAGAAGCCGCCATTTCCAATGTCGGGAAACTTACAGAGGGCCAGAAGCTCTTTTTGAACATCCACCCCAAAACCATGGGGGATCCGTCTTTCACCCCCGGCAACACCATGCGACTGATGGAACAGGCAAACCTGACTCCAGACAACATCGTCTTTGAAATCACGGAACAACACAGTGTCCAGGACTTCGACCTTTTCTATCGGACTCTTGAGCATTATCGAAGCCAGGGATTTCAAATTGCTGTTGACGATGCGGGCGCGGGGTATGCGGGGCTGGCACTCATAGCGGAACTGCAGCCCGACTACATCAAGATTGATAAATCACTGATTATTGATATCCACAAGGACCCGGTCAAACGGGCATTGGTTGAAACCACAGCCACTTTTGCCGACAAAATAGGTTCTCGTATCATAGGAGAAGGCATCGAGTGCAAGGACCA containing:
- a CDS encoding carboxyl transferase domain-containing protein, which codes for MNIEKKMEELLARVNYARDILGNKARPELDAFAKEISEFTITNKDLPEDQAIRAVNSLDKRLTTMESAIDAQLTAMDKVRIVRHPQRACLKDILENVYDNYTEIGGQDEHSIDPGMLIARAYITRHRGKKVIHQPVMVVGQEKGHGEEFRNGGSIKPWGNSKALKYMKVAALEQIPIHAYVNTPGSYPVEDFPGAAQQIAENIYEMSGLDVPIIAIFSEGGSGGAEAIGMADKRLMLSHGYYSVISPEGAAAIEGRIRGSQRAPTELIESCAMAQKITAQDNLANGYIDEIIEEPPLGARADHFDFYKQVREQIIRATDEVTLSVRGIRLFRAMAIRHFKKNTDVIVRWSLNEKARERLVARRFKKYRKLAQHAFKDNRPVMEKLYATSSGIVSSTTGLILYGLIKPFKQRIGRIIEEVRDETHVITAKISGFFGNMLKSVGITSSDEKQKEMELTGLSEAEPIEVAVPTNGGYKSPQALIDREISCPHSQKRGCLDIWARDLFTDFAGVCPHCGYNFPMEYQWYLHNVFDEGSVREFNHDIASGNPTGFPNFEERVQAAKDKTGLQSSCMTFNASLEGIRLTCATLIANFRGGSVGAAEGEKFIRALELAQTKHQPFLAYIHGTAGIRIQEGVNGLIQMPRVTMAVRKYIEEGGLYIVLYDTNSYAGPVASFLGCSPYQYAVRSSRLGFAGPGVIKETTGIEIPPDYHNSFKALSRGHIQGVWSRKDIRKNLHQSFLTIGGRNLYYR
- a CDS encoding biotin carboxylase N-terminal domain-containing protein, with translation MSINGNKVLIANRGEIAIRIMEACSDLGLPFVALYTDEDAQSGHIDVAKRLGGAKSLYKIHNYLDAGDILSVADESEATAIHPGYGFFSENYRFARRVTERDRAMTFIGPSWEVIRDLGDKINTKRLARSLGVPTVPGSDRAIYDELEAEAIAQSLFDFQVKMGINRPVVLVKASAGGGGMGIDECEDMARFRQTYRRIRNYSLRTFNDEGVLIEQRVFNFNHLEVQIASDRTGINPVHFGTRNCSVQSPGLQKRIEVAPGFWPQDLQYTFDAQKLMDDITGYSLSIAREIKYDNVGTWEWIVTPNGEPFLMEVNTRIQVENGVSARIATTKGNRDVNLIREQIRIGLGEDLGYTQDNVTFDGVGIEYRLIAEDTESGFTPWVGKIEELKWKQRDWISMHTHVPTTRTYQIPTEYDPNLALAIIWGKDLKEAKERGLEFLKDLKLNGSDSSGAGMKSNIPFLIEKTENLLQF